Proteins encoded by one window of Flavobacteriales bacterium TMED191:
- a CDS encoding M23 family metallopeptidase, with product MWNSQKKNNSWIVKHLTNTFSVISINRSSLEERKITEFKGYQLLALAAYSSLLILIVSFCLIAYSPIKSILPQAELDKKKKIIELMIHIDSLERDLFIKAQYVNAITRIINGDIIDSVIPVFNKESIVYEDLTLSPSKADSTLRKEVADADLYNIPSSYKDNIGQLEDFVFYRPVDGLITSLFNPQEQHFGLDIVTETNASVKSCLDGVVLFADWSSSKGNVIIIQHVDNIVSAYMHNALLVKETNDLVKAGEVIGVVGNSGELTSGPHLHFELWQNGTPINPEDYIDF from the coding sequence ATGTGGAATAGCCAAAAAAAAAACAACAGTTGGATAGTTAAACATTTAACTAACACCTTCAGTGTGATTTCAATAAACAGGTCCTCATTAGAAGAGAGAAAAATAACGGAATTTAAGGGTTATCAACTTTTAGCGCTTGCGGCATACTCCTCTTTACTAATATTAATTGTTTCTTTTTGTCTGATAGCATATAGTCCAATTAAAAGCATTCTTCCTCAAGCGGAATTAGATAAAAAAAAGAAGATCATTGAGTTAATGATTCACATCGACTCTTTAGAAAGAGACTTGTTTATCAAAGCTCAATACGTAAATGCAATTACCAGAATAATAAATGGCGATATTATAGATAGTGTGATACCTGTCTTCAATAAAGAGTCAATTGTTTATGAGGACTTAACATTGTCACCATCAAAAGCCGACTCAACTCTACGAAAAGAGGTTGCAGATGCCGACCTATACAATATCCCATCATCTTACAAAGATAACATCGGGCAATTAGAAGATTTTGTTTTTTACAGGCCCGTTGATGGTTTGATAACAAGTCTTTTTAATCCTCAAGAACAACATTTTGGTTTAGACATTGTTACAGAAACAAATGCGTCGGTTAAGTCGTGTTTAGATGGTGTGGTGCTTTTTGCAGATTGGTCAAGTTCTAAAGGGAATGTAATAATTATTCAGCACGTTGATAATATAGTATCAGCATATATGCACAATGCGCTTTTAGTTAAAGAAACAAATGATTTAGTTAAGGCTGGAGAAGTTATTGGTGTGGTTGGTAATAGTGGCGAATTAACATCTGGACCGCATTTACATTTTGAGTTGTGGCAAAATGGCACACCCATAAATCCTGAGGATTATATAGATTTTTAA
- a CDS encoding 1-deoxy-D-xylulose-5-phosphate reductoisomerase, with protein MSTKKNIVILGSTGSIGTQTLEIISRFPNLFNAYILSANRNHELLFKQAKFFKPRHVVINTEIGYRFLQEGLKKQNTKVWLGDDALCQLMFEKDIDLVLTAIVGSAGLKPTISAINSHKNIALANKETLVVAGELIMRLAKKKNVSIIPVDSEHSAIFQCLVGECSKNIKKLILTASGGPFLKHKMEDFKNITVERALKHPNWDMGAKITIDSATLMNKGLEVIEAYWLFGVSQKNIEVVVHPESIIHSLVEFIDGSVKAQLGVPTMTTPILYALSHPKRINYNKTAFNLSKYGSLKFSEPDLIKFPHLKLALDALGLGGTAPCVLNAANEIAVEAFLNKKIKFLDMIKIVGKSLENFTFVKNPNLDDYLSADAETRLIANNLIKKL; from the coding sequence ATGTCTACTAAAAAAAATATTGTTATTTTGGGTTCTACTGGTTCTATTGGAACACAAACACTTGAAATAATTTCCAGGTTTCCAAATTTATTTAATGCATATATATTAAGTGCCAACAGAAACCACGAACTACTATTTAAGCAAGCAAAATTTTTTAAACCAAGACATGTAGTAATTAATACCGAAATAGGATATCGTTTTTTACAAGAAGGTTTAAAAAAACAAAACACTAAAGTATGGTTGGGGGATGATGCGTTGTGTCAACTGATGTTTGAAAAAGATATTGATTTGGTTTTAACTGCTATTGTTGGTAGTGCCGGTTTAAAGCCAACAATAAGTGCAATTAATTCTCATAAAAATATTGCTCTTGCAAATAAAGAAACTTTAGTTGTAGCTGGAGAATTAATTATGCGCCTGGCAAAGAAGAAAAATGTTTCAATTATTCCTGTAGACTCTGAACACTCTGCTATTTTTCAATGCCTAGTTGGTGAGTGTTCCAAGAATATTAAAAAGTTGATTCTTACTGCTTCAGGCGGTCCTTTTTTGAAACATAAAATGGAAGATTTTAAAAACATCACTGTTGAGAGGGCGTTAAAACACCCTAATTGGGATATGGGAGCGAAAATCACAATCGATTCTGCCACCCTCATGAACAAGGGTCTTGAAGTAATTGAGGCATATTGGTTGTTTGGTGTTAGTCAAAAAAATATTGAGGTAGTTGTTCACCCAGAGTCAATTATACATAGTTTGGTTGAGTTTATAGATGGTTCCGTTAAAGCTCAACTGGGGGTCCCAACTATGACAACTCCAATCCTATACGCTCTATCACACCCTAAAAGGATTAATTATAATAAAACCGCTTTTAATTTAAGTAAATATGGTTCTTTAAAATTTTCCGAACCGGATCTCATTAAATTTCCACACCTAAAGCTTGCTCTAGACGCTCTTGGCTTGGGCGGCACGGCACCGTGCGTCTTAAATGCTGCTAACGAAATTGCAGTTGAAGCGTTTTTAAATAAAAAAATAAAGTTTCTAGACATGATAAAAATCGTCGGGAAATCATTAGAAAATTTTACTTTTGTAAAAAATCCAAATCTAGATGATTATTTGTCAGCAGATGCAGAAACGAGATTAATAGCAAATAATTTAATTAAAAAATTATGA
- the rseP gene encoding RIP metalloprotease RseP, whose protein sequence is MIQILQLLLSLSILVVLHEFGHYAAARFFGCRVEKFYLFMDWGVGGWSGSLFKRKFGDTEFGIGWVPLGGYVKIAGFIDESMDSKGVESEPQEWELRSKPAWQRLIVMLGGIFINVVLAWFLYSIILFYWGEKYIPMEKLVDGFSFNEGGELLGFQDGDKIKAIDGVDLMEYDPMFVMSSILFEGAQSVDLIRNNETITLFLDKSAINTVISNIQTYEGNVISPNFKWIVDEIFSTSPLKSSLLKEGDRIVKIDSLDTQFITTEAKKYLLSKVGKSIKLTYRDSRSNENTIKLTVPNDGLLGVGITRGYYDDKRYTFGGSISAGFKKTSETIKMYWGQVKTIFNPKTGGYKHVGGLISIGKMFPGDWNWLAFWSMTALLSIILAIMNLLPIPALDGGHALIALIEMISGKKLPLSVLMPLQIIGMVLLFTLLIYANGMDVVRLFN, encoded by the coding sequence ATGATACAAATATTACAATTATTATTAAGCTTGTCCATTTTGGTAGTATTACACGAATTTGGGCACTATGCAGCAGCAAGATTTTTCGGTTGTCGTGTAGAAAAGTTTTATTTATTTATGGACTGGGGGGTTGGCGGTTGGAGCGGCTCATTGTTTAAAAGAAAGTTTGGTGACACAGAATTTGGGATTGGTTGGGTTCCTTTGGGTGGTTATGTTAAAATTGCTGGGTTCATTGATGAGTCTATGGATTCTAAGGGGGTAGAAAGCGAACCTCAAGAGTGGGAACTTAGGTCAAAACCGGCTTGGCAAAGATTAATTGTGATGTTGGGTGGTATTTTTATTAATGTGGTTTTAGCCTGGTTTTTGTACTCTATTATTCTTTTTTATTGGGGGGAAAAATACATCCCCATGGAGAAACTGGTAGATGGTTTTTCATTTAATGAGGGGGGAGAGTTACTAGGCTTTCAGGATGGCGACAAAATAAAGGCTATTGATGGGGTTGATTTAATGGAGTATGACCCAATGTTTGTTATGAGTTCTATTTTGTTTGAGGGTGCTCAAAGTGTTGATTTGATAAGAAATAATGAAACAATTACATTGTTTTTGGATAAGTCCGCAATAAATACGGTTATTAGCAACATACAAACATATGAGGGAAACGTAATTTCACCCAACTTTAAATGGATTGTAGATGAAATTTTTTCTACAAGTCCTCTGAAAAGCTCATTATTAAAAGAGGGCGATAGAATTGTAAAAATAGATTCTTTAGATACCCAATTCATTACAACAGAAGCCAAAAAGTATCTTCTTTCTAAAGTTGGGAAAAGTATAAAACTAACATATAGAGACTCCCGTTCCAATGAAAACACAATTAAACTAACTGTTCCTAATGACGGTTTGTTGGGGGTGGGTATAACTCGTGGATATTATGATGATAAGCGGTATACATTTGGTGGGTCTATATCTGCTGGATTTAAAAAAACCAGCGAAACTATTAAAATGTATTGGGGTCAAGTAAAAACTATATTTAACCCTAAAACTGGAGGATATAAACATGTTGGAGGCTTAATAAGTATTGGAAAAATGTTTCCCGGGGACTGGAATTGGTTGGCTTTTTGGTCTATGACCGCTTTGCTTTCTATAATTTTAGCAATTATGAACCTTTTGCCTATTCCCGCTTTGGATGGGGGTCACGCTCTAATTGCTTTAATTGAGATGATTTCAGGAAAAAAACTTCCCTTAAGTGTTTTAATGCCTCTTCAAATAATTGGAATGGTGCTTTTATTTACATTATTAATCTACGCTAACGGCATGGATGTTGTTAGATTATTTAACTAA
- a CDS encoding aldehyde dehydrogenase family protein, with the protein MNDLLKNLNIETNHPGTSTGLNWENNQEESFVSLSPVDGKEIGRVFSTSKDNYNDVIISAQQAFKVWRVIPAPKRGEIVRQFGEELRKNKSDLGRLVSYEMGKSYQEGLGEVQEMIDICDFAVGLSRQLCGITLHSERVQHRMYEQYHPLGIVGIISAFNFPVAVWAWNAALAWVCGDVCVWKPSEKTPFCAIACQKIMSKVLKRNSLPEGVSCLINGDYRVGEFLTSDKNIPLISATGSTRMGRIVGAKVAERFGKTILELGGNNAMIMSPNADLNIGMVGVVFGAVGTAGQRCTSTRRLIIHESIYDDVKHKLIQAYKQIKIGNPLDEKNHMGPLIDKSAVEAYKDALIKVEKEGGKIVVPGGVLGGDGFESGCYVKPVVAEADNDFNIVQTETFAPILYIMKYSKIEDAIEIQNSVPQGLSSAIMTNNIKEAETFLSHAGSDCGIANVNIGTSGAEIGGAFGGEKETGGGRESGSDAWKAYMRRQTNTINYSSELPLAQGIKFDF; encoded by the coding sequence ATGAATGATTTATTGAAAAATTTAAATATCGAAACTAACCACCCTGGAACATCTACTGGGCTAAATTGGGAAAACAATCAAGAAGAAAGTTTTGTATCCCTTTCCCCTGTTGATGGTAAAGAAATTGGTAGAGTTTTTTCTACTTCTAAAGATAATTATAACGATGTTATAATTAGTGCACAACAAGCTTTTAAAGTTTGGCGTGTTATTCCTGCACCGAAAAGGGGAGAAATTGTTAGACAGTTTGGTGAAGAATTAAGAAAAAATAAAAGTGATTTAGGGCGTCTAGTTTCTTATGAAATGGGTAAATCTTATCAAGAAGGGTTAGGTGAGGTTCAAGAAATGATCGACATATGTGATTTTGCTGTAGGTCTTTCAAGGCAACTTTGTGGTATTACCCTCCACTCCGAAAGAGTACAACACAGGATGTATGAACAGTATCACCCCTTGGGAATTGTTGGGATAATTTCCGCTTTTAATTTTCCTGTTGCTGTCTGGGCCTGGAATGCCGCATTAGCCTGGGTTTGTGGAGATGTTTGTGTTTGGAAGCCTTCAGAAAAAACGCCATTCTGTGCTATTGCGTGTCAAAAAATTATGTCTAAAGTTTTAAAAAGAAACTCATTGCCAGAGGGAGTCTCATGTTTAATTAATGGTGACTACAGGGTGGGTGAGTTCTTAACCTCTGACAAAAATATTCCTTTGATTTCTGCCACAGGATCAACCCGAATGGGCCGAATTGTTGGTGCAAAAGTTGCAGAAAGATTTGGAAAAACCATATTAGAGTTGGGTGGAAATAACGCAATGATTATGTCACCAAATGCCGATTTAAATATTGGAATGGTTGGAGTGGTTTTTGGTGCAGTTGGCACAGCTGGTCAAAGATGCACATCAACACGGCGACTAATTATACATGAGTCAATTTATGATGACGTAAAACATAAATTAATCCAAGCGTATAAACAAATAAAAATTGGTAACCCCTTGGATGAAAAAAACCACATGGGCCCGCTTATTGACAAAAGTGCTGTAGAAGCATACAAGGATGCGCTTATTAAGGTTGAAAAAGAAGGAGGCAAAATTGTTGTTCCTGGTGGAGTTTTAGGTGGAGATGGATTTGAGTCTGGTTGTTATGTTAAGCCTGTCGTTGCTGAGGCAGATAATGATTTTAATATTGTTCAAACAGAAACTTTTGCTCCGATACTTTATATTATGAAGTATTCCAAAATTGAAGATGCTATTGAAATCCAAAATAGCGTTCCACAAGGTTTATCTTCGGCAATTATGACAAACAATATTAAAGAAGCCGAAACCTTTTTATCTCACGCTGGTTCTGACTGTGGTATTGCAAACGTAAATATAGGAACTTCTGGGGCAGAAATTGGTGGTGCGTTTGGTGGTGAAAAAGAAACTGGTGGTGGTCGAGAGTCGGGTTCTGATGCGTGGAAAGCGTACATGAGAAGACAGACTAACACAATTAACTATTCAAGTGAGTTGCCACTAGCTCAGGGAATAAAATTTGATTTTTAG
- a CDS encoding M28 family peptidase: MNYINKNTVLMLVVAVFFVTLSQSDQNIPQPTSWSIENKIKKIKSHVFVLASDSLEGREVGTNGELLAADYISNYFKQINIPPLKDSSYYQEFSLGSRKFDYAKIKVGHTRYFFGQNFYSYPKFKDVSIFSSDIVFLGYGIDSENYSDYNVDVKNKILLVFDGEPTNKEGQYLVSGTNKKSPKASYREKLKTAKQKGAKALLIIKNNIKKDYKLFSHRIKNPGVFLVAKQASIPFFFVDKKIAKDLLNIKSIAPLIDTILHTETTATKYVKKPISIDTKTIEEFFVGKNVLGFIEGSDPDLKEEVVVITAHYDHIGVINGKIHNGADDNATGTAALLEVAESFQAAKKLGKKTKRSVLIFANSAEEKGLLGSYFYVENPIFPLNKTITCLNVDMVGRVDKNHPNDSNYVYLIGSDKLSTDLHNLSEKTNNEYVGLNLDYTFNDPSDPNRFYYRSDHYNFAKKNIPSIFYFSGVHEDYHMHTDTHEKIIYEKVEKTARLIFYTAWEIANGIDRPRVDKKNDF, encoded by the coding sequence ATGAACTACATAAACAAAAACACAGTTTTAATGCTTGTTGTTGCAGTTTTTTTTGTAACTCTTTCGCAAAGTGACCAAAATATACCACAACCAACAAGTTGGTCAATAGAAAACAAGATTAAAAAAATCAAATCGCACGTATTTGTATTAGCTTCAGACTCCTTAGAGGGAAGAGAGGTTGGGACTAATGGTGAGCTTTTAGCGGCGGATTATATATCAAATTATTTTAAACAAATTAATATCCCTCCACTCAAAGACTCAAGCTATTATCAAGAGTTTAGTTTAGGATCAAGAAAGTTCGACTATGCTAAAATAAAAGTTGGTCACACAAGGTATTTTTTTGGCCAAAACTTTTACAGTTACCCTAAATTTAAGGATGTTAGTATTTTTTCAAGCGATATAGTTTTTTTAGGTTACGGAATTGATTCAGAAAATTACAGTGATTACAATGTAGATGTAAAAAACAAAATACTACTAGTCTTTGATGGCGAACCGACCAATAAAGAGGGTCAGTATCTTGTCTCAGGGACAAATAAAAAATCACCAAAAGCTAGCTATAGGGAAAAATTAAAAACCGCAAAACAAAAAGGAGCAAAAGCACTTTTAATAATAAAAAACAACATAAAAAAAGACTACAAGCTGTTTAGTCACCGCATTAAAAATCCTGGTGTTTTTTTGGTTGCAAAACAAGCATCAATACCATTTTTTTTTGTTGACAAAAAAATAGCAAAAGACCTACTTAACATTAAATCTATAGCCCCACTTATAGATACAATTCTACACACGGAAACAACTGCAACTAAATATGTTAAAAAACCGATTTCAATTGACACGAAAACTATAGAAGAATTTTTTGTTGGCAAAAATGTATTAGGTTTTATTGAAGGTTCAGACCCCGATTTAAAAGAAGAGGTTGTTGTAATCACAGCACACTATGACCACATAGGGGTAATAAATGGCAAAATCCATAATGGTGCCGATGATAATGCAACGGGGACTGCAGCTCTTTTAGAAGTTGCAGAATCGTTTCAGGCAGCTAAAAAGTTAGGAAAAAAAACAAAAAGAAGTGTTTTAATTTTTGCCAACTCAGCTGAAGAAAAGGGCTTACTTGGTTCATATTTTTATGTGGAAAATCCCATCTTCCCACTAAATAAAACTATAACCTGTTTAAATGTTGATATGGTTGGAAGGGTTGACAAAAATCACCCAAATGATAGCAATTATGTATATTTAATAGGTTCTGATAAATTAAGCACAGACCTACACAACCTTTCGGAAAAAACAAATAACGAATATGTGGGGCTAAATTTAGACTATACGTTTAACGACCCTAGTGACCCAAATAGATTTTATTACAGATCAGACCACTATAATTTTGCCAAAAAAAACATTCCATCAATATTTTATTTTAGTGGAGTACATGAGGATTATCACATGCACACAGATACACACGAAAAAATAATTTACGAAAAGGTTGAAAAAACCGCTCGATTAATTTTTTATACCGCATGGGAGATTGCTAATGGAATTGATAGACCAAGGGTTGATAAAAAGAATGACTTTTAA
- the rpiB gene encoding ribose 5-phosphate isomerase B, with protein sequence MKVAIGSDHAGFEYKSKIINFLEEVYGAQVLDVGAFSKESVDYPDYAHLVSKEVVVGADFGVLICGSGNGVSMAANKHKKIRAALCWTPEISKLARAHNDANIISLPARFVGFSEAKSIIKNFLETPFEGGRHKRRVEKI encoded by the coding sequence ATGAAAGTAGCAATAGGATCAGACCATGCCGGTTTTGAGTATAAATCAAAAATAATAAACTTTTTAGAAGAGGTTTATGGCGCACAAGTTTTAGATGTGGGAGCCTTTTCAAAAGAAAGTGTAGACTACCCAGATTATGCCCACCTTGTATCAAAAGAGGTTGTTGTTGGTGCAGATTTTGGGGTTTTAATATGTGGAAGTGGAAACGGGGTTAGTATGGCAGCAAATAAACACAAAAAAATTAGAGCTGCGCTCTGTTGGACACCAGAAATTTCTAAATTAGCACGAGCACACAATGATGCCAATATAATCTCTTTGCCGGCAAGATTTGTTGGCTTTAGTGAAGCTAAAAGTATAATTAAAAACTTTTTAGAAACACCATTTGAAGGGGGAAGACACAAAAGAAGAGTTGAAAAAATTTAA
- the lysS gene encoding lysine--tRNA ligase: MEKYTEQEQARRNSLNELIDMGHNPYPAEEFKITATSKEIKENYHSEKNNFQNVSLAGRIMSRRIMGKASFVELKDFKGRIQLYLNRDEICEGEDKSMYNKVFKKLLDIGDIIGVEGSVFKTKVGEISIMVKNIKVLSKSIKPLPIVKTDSEGVSHDAFKNTELRYRQRSLDLIVNDDAWGVFETRTKIFNIIRNKLNSVGYMEVETPILQPIVGGAAARPFITHHNTLDMPLYMRIANELYLKRLIVGGKEGVYEFAKDFRNEGMDRTHNPEFTMLEFYVAYKDYVWMMEFVEKLLEETVIGVCGKTKINHNNSQIDFKGPYKRQPFFDSIKEKTGDDVSQMTKENLQDYCKEKNITINKTMGKGKLWDAIFGEFCEKELIQPTYITDYPSEMSPLSKKHRTKRGLTERFELFVNGKEIANAYSEQNNPIKQKESFEEQMLLGEKGDDEAMVIDKQFLTALEYGMPPTSGIGIGMDRLTMLLTNKTTIQDVLFFPQMKPENQ, translated from the coding sequence GTGGAAAAATATACAGAACAAGAACAGGCGCGAAGAAACTCGCTCAACGAATTAATAGACATGGGACACAACCCATATCCAGCAGAGGAGTTTAAAATAACTGCGACCAGCAAAGAAATAAAAGAAAACTATCACTCAGAAAAAAACAACTTTCAAAATGTTTCTTTGGCGGGAAGAATAATGAGCAGAAGAATAATGGGTAAAGCCTCCTTTGTTGAACTAAAAGATTTTAAAGGAAGAATACAACTATATTTAAATAGAGATGAAATTTGTGAAGGAGAAGATAAATCCATGTATAATAAAGTATTTAAAAAACTTTTAGACATTGGTGATATTATAGGTGTTGAGGGAAGTGTTTTTAAAACAAAAGTGGGGGAAATTAGTATAATGGTTAAAAACATAAAAGTTTTATCAAAATCAATTAAACCACTTCCAATAGTAAAAACAGACTCTGAGGGGGTGTCACACGATGCATTTAAAAACACAGAACTCCGATATAGACAAAGATCTCTAGACTTAATTGTTAATGATGATGCTTGGGGTGTTTTCGAAACAAGAACAAAAATATTTAATATAATTAGAAATAAACTTAATAGTGTCGGCTATATGGAAGTGGAAACCCCCATACTTCAACCAATTGTAGGGGGTGCAGCAGCGAGACCATTTATTACACACCACAACACACTAGACATGCCACTATATATGCGAATAGCAAACGAGCTATACCTTAAAAGGCTAATTGTAGGTGGTAAAGAGGGGGTGTATGAATTTGCTAAAGACTTTAGAAACGAGGGTATGGACAGAACACACAACCCAGAGTTTACAATGTTAGAGTTTTACGTTGCATATAAAGACTATGTTTGGATGATGGAATTTGTTGAGAAACTTTTGGAGGAGACTGTAATTGGAGTGTGTGGAAAAACAAAAATAAACCACAACAATAGTCAAATAGATTTCAAGGGTCCTTACAAAAGACAGCCCTTTTTCGACTCTATAAAAGAAAAAACAGGCGATGATGTCTCACAAATGACCAAGGAAAACCTACAAGATTATTGTAAAGAAAAAAATATTACAATAAATAAAACAATGGGAAAAGGAAAGTTGTGGGATGCAATTTTTGGAGAGTTTTGCGAAAAAGAACTGATACAACCAACATATATAACAGACTACCCGTCAGAAATGTCTCCACTATCTAAAAAACACCGAACAAAAAGGGGTTTAACAGAAAGGTTTGAGCTTTTTGTTAATGGAAAAGAAATAGCTAACGCCTACTCTGAACAAAACAATCCAATTAAACAAAAAGAAAGTTTTGAAGAACAAATGTTACTGGGTGAAAAGGGTGACGACGAAGCTATGGTTATTGATAAACAGTTTTTAACAGCACTCGAATATGGCATGCCACCAACTTCGGGAATAGGAATAGGAATGGATAGGCTTACAATGCTTTTAACAAACAAAACCACCATTCAAGATGTTTTGTTTTTTCCTCAAATGAAACCAGAAAACCAATGA
- the lipB gene encoding lipoyl(octanoyl) transferase LipB — MNTVIFKNLGIVDFKTAWDKQELLLKSIIKDKRSGVKTKNYLLFCQHPHVYTLGKSGDSKNLLINEAQLKKNQAAFYKINRGGDITYHGPGQLVVYPIFDLDNFFTDIHKYLRYLEQVVIDVLRHFDLCGERLGGSTGVWVSPKKNNENYKKICAMGVRASRWVTMHGLAFNVNVDLNYFNNIVPCGIQDRGVTSLCAELDRDVPMKDIELLFKKSFENVFNFFLKT, encoded by the coding sequence ATGAATACCGTTATTTTTAAAAACTTAGGTATAGTTGATTTTAAAACAGCTTGGGATAAACAAGAGTTGCTTTTAAAATCAATAATAAAAGACAAGAGATCGGGTGTAAAAACCAAAAACTATCTTCTGTTTTGTCAACATCCGCATGTTTATACTTTAGGTAAAAGTGGGGACAGTAAAAACCTGCTTATAAATGAAGCTCAGCTTAAAAAAAATCAGGCTGCCTTTTATAAAATAAATCGTGGAGGAGATATAACTTACCATGGTCCTGGCCAATTAGTTGTTTATCCTATTTTTGATTTAGATAATTTTTTTACAGATATTCATAAATACTTGCGGTATTTAGAGCAGGTTGTTATTGATGTTTTAAGACATTTTGATCTTTGTGGAGAGAGGTTGGGTGGGTCAACGGGTGTTTGGGTGTCTCCAAAAAAAAACAATGAAAACTATAAAAAAATTTGTGCAATGGGTGTAAGGGCAAGTCGGTGGGTTACAATGCACGGTTTGGCTTTTAATGTCAATGTTGATTTAAATTATTTCAACAATATTGTTCCTTGTGGAATACAGGACCGAGGTGTCACCTCCTTGTGTGCTGAGCTTGATAGGGATGTGCCCATGAAAGATATAGAGTTACTTTTTAAAAAGTCTTTTGAGAATGTTTTTAATTTTTTTTTAAAAACTTAG